gtttcgCTAAGTTGTCTTTCTTTGCTCGGAGGACCAGCTCTGTGATGCAGTTGAACATCTGTGAGGGTGAAGGAGGCAGGGCGGACCTCAGACCAGCGTGGAGGCCCCATCACAGCGTGGCCACTTCCCTGCCTCCCCGGACCCAGCTTTCTAGTTCTACTGGTGagtttttttgtatgtgtatcttCAAACCCTATCTAGAAGGAGGTGGTGAATTATAAAGGTCAAAAAGGAACAACATCAAAGACCTATGAGCTACGTCTCAGGGAAGGGGTTTTCcagtctttctcttaaagaagaaaaaactccTTTCCTTCCGTTGGACTCCAGACAACAAAGATAAAGGTGCCCCTGCGACGGACCAGAAGCACCCAGAGCCGGCCCACTCCATGCTACCTCACTGCACACCCTGCCTAGAACCTTCCCCGGACCACCCCAAGACCACCCCACAGCTCTCCTCCACTCCCGGGAAAGGTAGCAAGTACGTGACATAATTTGCTTCACTCATTCCCGCAACCCGGGAGGCAGAGGCTCTCACCCCACCCCAATCAATCTACACAAGGAACACTGGAGCGTGGAGAGGACTCAGGGCCCTGCCACAGGCCCCTAAGTGGAAAAGCCCACATTGTGACCCTAGCCTGACGCGGGCGCCCGGGGTCCCTGCCATCAGGCAGCCCGAGCCCAGGATGCAGGGGATTCGGTGCCCCTGGGCTCCACACCCCACGGGCAGGACCCTCCCGAAGCCACGAGGGCAGCCAGCCTGGGCTTGTGGCAAAAGGTCCTGCTTTTCTCCAAAGACTCACAAGCGCTTTCCAGCAGCCGCAGCATTAAGTGACAGGAGGCTGCCCTGGTCCAGAGGCCCAGCCAGTCTGAGGGGATGTGCATCCCCAGAAGCCTCAGGGGGCTCGCCCGGACACCCACCCGAGCAAGCTCTGGAGGCCACAGGAAAGCTAGCTGGTCTCTGCAGGAAGCCAAGGCCCCAAGGAAAGCCAGAGAGCAGGAAGAGGTGacagtggggagggcaggggagggacggGGAGGCAGAGGACCGAGTGGACACCGTGCACGACTGTGGTGTGGAGCACGTCATAGTTTGACTCAGCTTCTCACAAGCTGGAACCTGTTTCCCATTTGAAACATGGGACTAATTTACCTCAGAGGACTGTTGAGATATGAGGTGGCACCTGTAGAGAGCCTAGCTCAAGGCCTAGCACACACAGGAGGCACTCAATCAACGGCCGTTACTGTGACGTTTTCTGTCGGCCACCTGGATGCCCCGGGCAGGCCAGGGTGGGGCAAGGAGGCCATGGGGGTGGAGCAGAGCTGGGCCACGCTCACCCCCCGCCCCTCCAGTGCAGGCCTCACCTCTTCCACGTTGACATTCTCCTTGGCGCTGGTCTCAAACAACTGGATCCCCATCTGCCCGGCGAATTTGTAGGCATCTTCTGTCTCCACCACCTTCCGCTCAGGGTCGTCATTCTTATTCCCCACTTCAAGGCAAAGCAGGGTCAACCCAGCCCCGTGGGAACGCCCTGCCACCCTCCACCCCACTGTCTACCCTGCTGGGTCCAGCCTCACCTAGTATCCGGCACACGTCATCACAGTTCTGGTTGATTTCGTGAAGCCACCGCTTGACGTTGACAAAGGATTCAGCGCTGGTGACGTCATAGACCACGATGACCCCGTGGGTCCCCCGATAATACCTGTAGGACCAGGGTCTGCGTCAGAGCTTCAGCCTAAACAAGAGTAGCCCCTTCACAGGACCCGCCTGCCCGCGTCCAGACAGCGGCTGGGAAACGGCGAGGGGCGAGTGCTTTCCCCCAACACGCCCGGTGTCTCCTCTCCCTCCGGCCTCGGCTGGACATCCAGAGCCCAGCCAGCAGGTAGGACGCCGGCAGCACTGCTGCTCATGCTGTGCCCCAGGCACGGTAAGTAGGGAGCGCTCGGCCCTGCGGTGGCCAACCAAACTGTTCAGAGGCTGCCAACAGcttgaaacttctttgaagttttatttttaaaattcaggcaATGTTCGCATTTGACATATTACCACTGTCCTCTTTTTAACATTCAAAACTTTTTACTGTCCTCAAATCTGTCATAGTAAAATGCCATTCCAAGAACACGCACCACTTGTGAAGCCTGCCAAGGTCTGTTCTCACTCCCCTGGGTGCAGGTGGGCACCTCCTCTCCTGCCACTCCAGGCTCATCCAGGCCGGGGGGCAGGTAGGGCATGGAAATGACCTGGGCATCAGGACGCATCCAAAAGCACAGACCCCGGTGCCTAAGGTCAGCTGGAAGGTCTGCAAGGCAGGAGGATGTGAACATTCCCCTCCAGACACCGCATCCCCCTTCACTCACATGGTTCAGGAGGACAGATGGAGGACATCAACcctggaaggaagaggaggacagagcctcacacttctccagagagccTTCACTGACCCAGCGGCCAGGTGACACCCCCTGCCCTGACACGTCACATCACCCAGCGCTGCAGAGATTCTCACTCACCAGGGGCCTCTGAGAACAACGAGGGTAAGAACCACTGCCTGCAACAGGCCGTGCTCACGGGTAGACGGGGACTCCCCCCGCAACCCAGCCCACAGCGCCTCCGCCCTCCCGGGGCTCATCAGGGCCCCAAGCCCATAGGAAAGCGGCCCCTCCCAGGTGGCGGTTCTGAGGCACCACAGGCTGCACGAGGATGGAGCTGGCCAGGCTGGCAGGTGCAGCTGTGTTCTCACC
The sequence above is a segment of the Eschrichtius robustus isolate mEscRob2 chromosome 14, mEscRob2.pri, whole genome shotgun sequence genome. Coding sequences within it:
- the RAB35 gene encoding ras-related protein Rab-35 isoform X1; the protein is MARDYDHLFKLLIIGDSGVGKSSLLLRFADNTFSGSYITTIGVDFKIRTVEINGEKVKLQIWDTAGQERFRTITSTYYRGTHGVIVVYDVTSAESFVNVKRWLHEINQNCDDVCRILVGNKNDDPERKVVETEDAYKFAGQMGIQLFETSAKENVNVEEMFNCITELVLRAKKDNLAKQQQQQQNDVVKLTKNSKRKKRCC